The Pricia mediterranea genome includes a window with the following:
- a CDS encoding TIGR00730 family Rossman fold protein, with protein MTNNTKNRLRTEESIFLRGPLSRFKELFFSFRVQFSFVKAFRKMHFIGPCVTVFGSARFDEGNPYYVQAEAVGAALANLGFTVMTGGGPGIMEAANKGAYEAGGYSVGCNIILPFEQKPNPYLHKWIDIRYFFVRKFLLMKYSYAFVVMPGGMGTLDELFESITLIQTKMIQDFPVVIFGSEYHKELCQHIQIMAEKESISPEDMELIFVTDSVEEMSEHIRTHAIEKFKLKPKPQKPKWWFGESSKISTVINRTR; from the coding sequence ATGACAAATAATACTAAAAATCGCTTACGGACCGAGGAATCCATATTTCTTCGTGGGCCGCTGTCCAGATTTAAGGAACTGTTCTTTTCCTTCAGGGTACAGTTCAGTTTTGTAAAAGCTTTTCGGAAAATGCACTTTATCGGTCCCTGCGTAACCGTGTTCGGATCGGCGCGGTTTGATGAGGGCAATCCGTATTACGTTCAGGCCGAGGCGGTGGGCGCGGCTTTGGCAAATTTGGGGTTTACCGTAATGACCGGCGGTGGTCCGGGTATTATGGAGGCCGCCAATAAAGGGGCCTACGAGGCAGGAGGGTATTCGGTGGGCTGTAATATTATCCTCCCCTTTGAACAAAAACCGAATCCATACTTACACAAGTGGATTGACATCCGCTATTTTTTTGTGCGAAAGTTTCTATTGATGAAATATTCGTATGCCTTTGTGGTCATGCCCGGAGGAATGGGTACGTTGGATGAACTTTTTGAATCGATAACGCTGATCCAGACCAAGATGATCCAAGATTTTCCGGTGGTGATTTTCGGTTCGGAATACCACAAGGAACTCTGTCAGCACATCCAGATCATGGCAGAAAAAGAAAGTATAAGTCCCGAAGACATGGAATTGATTTTCGTTACAGATTCGGTGGAAGAAATGTCGGAACATATCAGGACCCACGCCATCGAAAAATTTAAACTTAAACCAAAACCACAAAAACCAAAATGGTGGTTCGGGGAAAGCAGTAAAATATCAACCGTTATAAATCGAACACGATGA
- a CDS encoding DUF2141 domain-containing protein: MEKSIGKITVLIAVFALISFKGFNQNESYTLTVIVKELRNSDGVVQFALYNKDGTIPDEKFKAYYKMKKGEISNGASTITFNDLPKGRYAINVLHDENENGKIDKGFILPIEGIGFSNYSSIGLSNRPKFPKASFELDSDVTVSVKIIYK; encoded by the coding sequence ATGGAAAAATCGATAGGAAAAATAACGGTTTTGATCGCAGTATTTGCCTTGATCTCTTTTAAAGGTTTCAATCAAAATGAAAGCTATACCCTGACCGTCATTGTAAAAGAACTGCGCAATTCCGATGGGGTAGTGCAGTTTGCCCTATATAATAAGGACGGTACCATTCCCGATGAAAAATTTAAGGCCTATTATAAAATGAAAAAGGGTGAAATAAGCAACGGCGCATCGACCATAACTTTCAACGACCTGCCCAAAGGTAGGTACGCCATAAACGTCTTGCACGATGAAAACGAAAATGGCAAAATAGACAAAGGCTTTATTCTACCGATAGAAGGCATCGGCTTTTCGAACTATAGTTCCATCGGATTGTCCAACCGTCCCAAATTTCCCAAGGCGAGTTTTGAGCTGGACTCCGATGTCACGGTGTCCGTAAAAATAATTTACAAATGA
- a CDS encoding heavy metal translocating P-type ATPase, protein MNTNKLQIEIEKIQHTRKARRMERILERKKGVSDVSVSTSGVIVMKWDADQTNQSSIIESIEKLGLNIVNVENYNDHVDKKEDSHNTHSGLRVLGENTELYFAVFSGVCWVTGFVLSFFSSIDESIATTLFIIGAAFGGVFTFITAGQDLLRGKFEIDFLMLFAAIGAAVLGKWGESALLLFLFSLGHALEHYAMRRARKSISALSDLAPPVALVKRNGELTQVHIEQLELGDIIVVKPNTKIAADGVVTNGTSPVNQAAITGESVPVDKRPSTNWQSQNEVKKLLSEHRVFAGTMNGSGVLEIKVLKRAKDSTLSRLITLVKEAETQKSPTQHLTDRFEKYYVPSVLVTVMLLMLAFLVINETFEQSFYRAMSVLIAASPCALAISTPSAVLAGIARSARQGVLIKGGRPLEDLGGIGAIAFDKTGTLTEGRPTLTHAIPFGAITKAHLLKIAVAVEALSDHPLAAAIVEAGQQELGGIDIPEAQNLKALTARGIQANWEGSLIHIGNRRLFEELTGKKVPQEIDLKMAELETGGHTAMIVHQDEEYMGIISVMDIARPEVVATLATLKKMGLKRMVMLTGDNQKVADAIAKDIGITDPMGSLLPEDKVNAIEQLKQQEGSVAMVGDGVNDAPAMAKSTVGIAMGAAGSDVALETADIALMADKLDNLPFAIGLSRKAKQIIKQNLVISLGMVALLVPLTIMGTIAIGPAVVGHEGSTLIVVMNALRLLRYEL, encoded by the coding sequence ATGAACACGAATAAACTTCAAATCGAAATAGAAAAAATTCAGCACACTCGGAAAGCGCGGAGAATGGAGCGGATTTTAGAGCGTAAAAAAGGGGTTAGCGATGTTTCTGTTTCTACTTCAGGAGTAATAGTAATGAAATGGGATGCCGATCAAACGAATCAATCTAGTATTATTGAATCGATCGAAAAATTAGGGCTGAACATCGTCAATGTAGAAAATTATAATGATCATGTAGACAAAAAAGAAGATAGCCATAATACCCATTCCGGTCTCCGAGTTTTAGGAGAAAACACGGAGCTTTATTTTGCCGTATTCAGTGGTGTTTGTTGGGTTACGGGTTTCGTTCTTTCCTTTTTTTCTAGCATCGATGAAAGCATAGCTACTACGCTTTTCATTATTGGGGCGGCTTTTGGAGGGGTCTTCACTTTCATCACCGCGGGCCAGGATTTACTCCGGGGAAAGTTTGAAATAGATTTCCTCATGTTGTTTGCAGCCATAGGCGCAGCGGTTCTGGGAAAATGGGGAGAAAGCGCTTTGCTGCTGTTCTTGTTCAGTCTGGGGCATGCCCTAGAACATTACGCCATGAGAAGGGCGAGAAAATCCATTTCGGCCCTTTCCGATCTGGCTCCTCCCGTGGCGTTGGTCAAACGCAATGGCGAATTGACCCAAGTACATATTGAACAGCTCGAATTAGGAGATATTATCGTGGTAAAACCCAATACCAAAATTGCTGCCGACGGCGTGGTTACGAATGGAACGAGCCCGGTCAACCAAGCGGCTATCACCGGCGAGAGTGTACCGGTAGATAAACGCCCCAGTACCAACTGGCAAAGCCAAAACGAGGTTAAAAAGCTCCTTTCGGAACATCGTGTATTTGCGGGTACCATGAATGGTAGCGGCGTACTGGAAATTAAAGTATTGAAGCGGGCTAAAGACAGTACACTTTCTCGATTGATCACCTTGGTCAAGGAAGCCGAAACCCAGAAATCGCCGACGCAGCATCTTACCGATAGGTTTGAAAAATATTATGTTCCTTCCGTATTGGTCACAGTGATGTTGCTCATGTTAGCATTCCTAGTTATTAACGAGACCTTTGAACAGAGTTTTTACCGGGCAATGTCCGTGCTGATTGCAGCATCGCCTTGCGCCTTGGCCATTTCCACACCAAGTGCCGTATTGGCAGGAATAGCAAGGTCTGCGCGCCAAGGCGTTTTGATCAAAGGGGGCCGTCCACTTGAAGATTTAGGAGGAATAGGCGCCATTGCCTTTGACAAAACCGGGACGCTCACCGAAGGCAGACCGACCCTGACCCACGCTATTCCATTTGGAGCGATTACCAAAGCGCATCTATTAAAAATAGCTGTAGCAGTGGAAGCATTGAGTGACCATCCTTTGGCAGCTGCTATCGTTGAGGCGGGGCAGCAGGAATTGGGGGGTATCGATATTCCGGAGGCTCAAAACTTGAAAGCATTAACGGCAAGGGGCATTCAAGCCAATTGGGAAGGCAGCTTGATCCATATCGGCAATCGAAGGCTTTTTGAAGAATTGACGGGGAAAAAAGTTCCACAGGAAATTGATCTAAAGATGGCGGAACTGGAAACAGGAGGACATACCGCCATGATCGTTCATCAAGATGAGGAATACATGGGCATTATTTCCGTAATGGACATTGCCCGACCTGAAGTTGTTGCTACCCTTGCCACTTTGAAAAAAATGGGTTTAAAACGGATGGTTATGCTCACGGGGGATAATCAGAAGGTAGCGGATGCAATCGCGAAAGATATAGGAATTACCGACCCCATGGGCAGTTTGCTCCCTGAGGATAAAGTGAATGCCATAGAACAGTTAAAACAACAAGAGGGAAGTGTAGCAATGGTGGGTGATGGCGTAAACGATGCCCCGGCTATGGCAAAAAGTACCGTCGGTATCGCAATGGGCGCGGCAGGTTCGGACGTTGCCTTGGAAACAGCGGATATTGCATTGATGGCCGATAAATTGGATAACCTCCCATTCGCTATCGGTCTGAGCAGAAAAGCGAAACAAATTATAAAACAAAACCTGGTTATTAGCTTAGGCATGGTAGCCCTTTTAGTTCCCTTGACGATTATGGGAACAATAGCAATCGGGCCTGCCGTGGTGGGTCATGAAGGTTCTACGCTGATAGTCGTGATGAACGCTTTGCGGCTTCTAAGATATGAATTGTAA